One region of Polynucleobacter sp. MWH-Aus1W21 genomic DNA includes:
- a CDS encoding sulfite exporter TauE/SafE family protein, whose product MLTSSLLIAVFLGALVSGWHCALMCGGIAAAIERPIALEAPLRPKSELFYLQLIMHFGRVTTYVLLGALAAAVGVVVWQQSLIPIQRPLFALTSLILILMGIRLLKAGSSEGLLGGKWISSKIAVYWAKYLGRMASGPSRWFSGMLWGLVPCGLVYSVLPLAFLSGDVLTGAGLMLAFGLGTLPNLLLISKFSAALTQFGQYRWVRYLAASLLLIAGSFGLYRAWVLPEALLTGGFCIS is encoded by the coding sequence ATGCTAACTTCTAGCCTACTGATTGCCGTATTTTTGGGCGCTCTTGTGAGCGGCTGGCACTGTGCCCTGATGTGTGGGGGTATAGCGGCAGCCATCGAGAGACCTATCGCTTTGGAGGCCCCATTAAGGCCCAAATCCGAGCTTTTTTACCTGCAGTTAATCATGCATTTTGGGCGTGTGACCACTTATGTTCTTTTGGGTGCTCTTGCCGCTGCTGTGGGGGTTGTAGTTTGGCAGCAAAGCCTCATACCTATTCAGCGACCATTGTTTGCTCTAACCTCTCTTATTTTGATACTGATGGGCATTCGTCTTTTAAAAGCGGGCTCATCAGAAGGTTTGCTGGGAGGTAAGTGGATCAGCTCCAAAATTGCCGTTTACTGGGCTAAATACTTGGGGCGTATGGCAAGTGGTCCGTCACGTTGGTTTAGTGGCATGCTGTGGGGTTTAGTGCCGTGCGGATTGGTCTACAGCGTTTTGCCGCTGGCGTTTTTATCGGGCGATGTGCTCACTGGTGCTGGGCTGATGCTGGCATTTGGATTGGGGACCTTGCCCAATCTATTGTTGATCTCTAAATTTTCTGCGGCGCTCACTCAGTTTGGGCAATATCGCTGGGTGCGTTATTTAGCTGCTTCGCTATTGCTCATTGCGGGGAGCTTTGGTTTATACCGCGCTTGGGTTTTGCCGGAAGCTTTATTAACAGGCGGCTTCTGCATCTCTTAA
- the fnr gene encoding fumarate/nitrate reduction transcriptional regulator Fnr: MNYKPTDTPTSKCSVCVLGQFCLPVGLNSSEVSKIDSLVKERVHLQKGESLYRHGDPLSSVYSVRFGTLKTEFCLQDGRQQVIGFHLPGEILGLDGIGEGHYQSDAIALEESEVCIIRYEAFEDLARQIPALQNQFHKIMSRELTQDQRHLLSLGTMRAEERLAAFLLSLSQRLAARGYLNNEFDLRMSRNDIGSYLGIQIETVSRMLSRFAESGLIQIKQRHIKLIDMNGLYELAGIPNPDRQGCVSPEIPLKQA, from the coding sequence ATGAATTACAAACCTACCGACACCCCAACCAGCAAATGCTCAGTATGTGTACTGGGTCAGTTTTGCCTGCCGGTTGGTCTAAACAGTAGCGAAGTCTCAAAAATTGACAGCCTGGTTAAAGAGCGCGTCCACCTACAAAAAGGGGAAAGCTTATATCGCCATGGCGATCCACTCAGCTCTGTATACAGCGTCCGCTTTGGCACTCTCAAAACTGAATTTTGCCTCCAAGATGGTCGCCAACAAGTCATTGGCTTTCATCTTCCAGGTGAAATCTTAGGTTTAGATGGAATTGGTGAAGGTCACTACCAATCGGATGCAATTGCATTAGAAGAGAGTGAAGTTTGCATTATTCGCTACGAAGCCTTTGAAGATTTAGCGCGTCAAATTCCAGCATTGCAAAATCAGTTTCATAAAATCATGAGTCGCGAGCTGACTCAAGACCAGCGTCACCTACTTTCTCTTGGCACAATGCGCGCCGAAGAAAGATTGGCCGCATTTTTATTGAGCCTTTCTCAGCGGTTAGCGGCGCGTGGCTATCTAAATAATGAATTTGATTTACGTATGAGTCGCAATGACATCGGTAGCTATCTTGGCATCCAAATTGAAACTGTCAGCCGTATGCTTTCACGCTTTGCTGAGTCAGGCCTGATTCAAATCAAACAACGTCATATCAAACTGATTGATATGAATGGCTTATACGAACTGGCAGGCATCCCCAACCCAGATCGCCAAGGCTGCGTAAGCCCAGAAATTCCACTCAAACAGGCTTAG
- a CDS encoding FixH family protein: MTEQQTKPWFKQLWPWLLISGPAVAMIGCIITIYLAINYQADKPLRDGVMKQGLKVEQLKDTQVQK; encoded by the coding sequence ATGACAGAACAGCAAACTAAACCTTGGTTCAAGCAATTGTGGCCATGGTTATTAATCAGCGGCCCTGCGGTGGCAATGATTGGCTGCATCATCACCATTTATTTGGCAATTAATTATCAGGCAGATAAACCTTTACGCGATGGCGTAATGAAGCAAGGTTTAAAAGTAGAGCAGCTCAAAGATACGCAGGTGCAAAAATGA
- the ccoG gene encoding cytochrome c oxidase accessory protein CcoG has protein sequence MSDIPPGGKPIPIEVIEESLYEVRRKIYPRSVTGLFARWRLILVFATQLLFYGLPWVSWNGRQAVLFDLIQRKFYIFGVVLWPQDVIYLTLLLILSALALFLFTAIAGRLFCGYACPQTVYTEIFMWIERKVEGDRFARIRLDGEEWPWGFRKWRLKITKHFLWLLIAFWTGFTFIGYFTPITTLGSALIHLSLGPWQTFWLCFYAFATWGNAGFMREQVCKYMCPYARFQSVMVDKDTFLVTYDKVRGEPRGSRSKSADHESLGLGDCVDCSICVQVCPTGIDIRDGLQYMCIGCGACIDACDQVMEKVDYPKGLIRYTTERAIEDRESNQSAIRHILRPRVLIYTAFITVLTAAFLVSLVTRNPLRVDVMRDRGALAREVEGVRIENIYRIQIMNASENNMNVQVKALGLDGLKVLNSQGQVVTEIEVAPASNLLMPIKVSADTGVNQPGNYPIHFDVIAHEMSGNEMITRTRDEKSTFIIPR, from the coding sequence GTGTCAGATATTCCGCCGGGTGGGAAACCTATTCCGATAGAGGTTATTGAGGAGTCTCTTTACGAGGTCCGGCGAAAGATTTACCCGCGCTCTGTTACGGGCTTATTTGCCCGTTGGCGCTTAATTCTGGTTTTTGCAACTCAGCTGCTGTTTTATGGTTTGCCATGGGTTAGCTGGAATGGTCGTCAGGCCGTTCTCTTTGATTTAATTCAGCGTAAGTTTTATATCTTTGGTGTAGTGCTCTGGCCACAGGATGTGATCTATCTCACGCTCCTATTAATTCTTTCGGCTTTAGCTCTCTTCCTCTTCACTGCAATTGCTGGTCGACTATTTTGTGGATACGCTTGTCCGCAAACGGTATATACCGAAATCTTTATGTGGATCGAGCGCAAGGTGGAGGGGGATCGCTTTGCTCGCATTCGTTTAGATGGCGAGGAGTGGCCCTGGGGCTTTAGAAAGTGGCGCCTTAAAATCACCAAGCATTTCCTTTGGTTGTTGATCGCATTCTGGACTGGCTTTACTTTCATTGGGTATTTCACCCCAATTACTACCCTAGGCTCAGCATTAATACATTTGTCTTTGGGCCCTTGGCAGACTTTCTGGTTATGTTTTTATGCCTTTGCTACTTGGGGTAACGCAGGCTTTATGCGCGAACAAGTTTGTAAATACATGTGCCCCTATGCACGTTTCCAAAGCGTGATGGTGGATAAAGATACCTTCTTGGTGACATATGACAAAGTACGTGGCGAGCCTAGAGGTAGCCGCAGTAAATCTGCTGATCATGAGTCTCTAGGTTTGGGCGACTGCGTTGACTGCAGTATTTGCGTGCAAGTTTGCCCTACTGGTATTGATATTCGTGATGGCTTGCAATACATGTGCATTGGTTGTGGCGCCTGTATTGATGCTTGTGATCAGGTAATGGAAAAAGTGGATTATCCAAAAGGATTGATTCGTTACACGACTGAGCGAGCAATCGAGGATCGTGAGTCGAATCAAAGCGCCATTCGTCATATCTTGCGCCCACGCGTCTTGATCTACACAGCCTTCATTACTGTACTTACAGCCGCCTTCTTAGTGTCTCTTGTAACCCGTAATCCATTAAGAGTGGATGTGATGCGGGACCGTGGTGCATTGGCACGTGAGGTTGAGGGTGTGCGAATTGAAAATATTTACCGCATCCAGATCATGAATGCGTCTGAAAATAATATGAACGTACAAGTGAAGGCCCTTGGTTTGGACGGTCTAAAAGTGCTGAATTCTCAAGGTCAGGTCGTCACTGAGATTGAGGTGGCGCCGGCAAGTAATTTGCTGATGCCGATCAAGGTAAGTGCTGATACGGGCGTAAATCAGCCAGGCAATTACCCAATTCATTTTGATGTGATTGCCCACGAAATGTCTGGAAATGAGATGATTACCAGAACGCGTGATGAGAAATCCACTTTTATTATTCCCCGTTAA
- the ccoP gene encoding cytochrome-c oxidase, cbb3-type subunit III: MSDFFNGGWSDYIALVSLVGIVWCIWLLASQRKAKVVHTADGAVADTGHVWDGDLRELNNPLPRWWAWMYLIFCVFALVYLVLFPGLGSFPGVLGYTTDGSLMKSMTTANEELKPVYAKYVTMDIEQVAADPKAREMGQRLFLNSCAQCHGSDAGGAKGFPNLTDGDWLYGGSPENIKTTLINGRAGVMPPFPQLDSKQIVDVANYVRSLSGLPADDLKAARGSEVYKSNCAACHGPEGKGNIALGAPNLTDKVWLYGGSEATIVETVTKGRMAMMPSQDKVLSPEKIHLLTAYVWGLSNNKQPATVK; encoded by the coding sequence ATGAGTGACTTTTTTAACGGTGGTTGGAGTGACTACATCGCCCTAGTTTCGTTGGTGGGCATTGTTTGGTGTATATGGCTATTAGCTTCACAACGAAAAGCTAAGGTAGTCCATACAGCCGATGGTGCTGTAGCTGACACTGGCCATGTCTGGGATGGTGACTTACGTGAACTGAATAATCCGCTCCCTCGCTGGTGGGCTTGGATGTATTTAATATTTTGCGTATTTGCATTGGTTTATTTAGTTCTGTTCCCTGGTCTTGGATCTTTCCCTGGTGTATTGGGCTATACCACTGATGGCTCGCTCATGAAATCCATGACAACTGCGAATGAAGAGTTAAAGCCTGTTTATGCTAAATACGTCACTATGGATATTGAACAAGTTGCAGCCGATCCAAAGGCGCGTGAAATGGGTCAACGCTTGTTCTTGAATTCTTGTGCGCAATGTCACGGCTCTGATGCTGGCGGCGCTAAAGGTTTCCCGAACTTGACCGATGGTGACTGGCTCTATGGCGGCTCACCAGAAAATATTAAGACCACTCTTATCAATGGTCGTGCTGGTGTAATGCCCCCATTCCCGCAATTGGATAGCAAGCAAATTGTGGATGTTGCTAACTATGTTCGTAGCCTTTCTGGCTTGCCTGCAGATGACCTCAAAGCGGCTCGTGGTTCAGAGGTTTACAAATCGAATTGCGCAGCATGTCATGGTCCAGAAGGCAAAGGCAATATTGCTTTAGGCGCTCCAAACCTTACGGATAAAGTTTGGTTGTATGGCGGTTCAGAGGCAACGATTGTGGAGACTGTAACTAAAGGTCGCATGGCAATGATGCCTTCTCAAGACAAAGTCTTGAGCCCTGAGAAAATTCATTTATTAACTGCTTATGTCTGGGGTTTGTCTAATAACAAGCAACCAGCAACAGTTAAGTAA
- a CDS encoding cbb3-type cytochrome oxidase subunit 3, which produces MEQITPYLSAFSTVIGIIFFVGIVWWAWSPGRKEANQESAELPFDLPDEFSKDKS; this is translated from the coding sequence ATGGAACAGATCACACCTTATCTCTCGGCATTTTCAACAGTAATAGGCATTATTTTTTTTGTTGGAATTGTTTGGTGGGCTTGGTCTCCTGGTAGAAAAGAAGCAAACCAGGAATCAGCAGAGCTTCCATTTGATCTTCCGGATGAATTCAGTAAGGATAAATCATGA
- the ccoO gene encoding cytochrome-c oxidase, cbb3-type subunit II codes for MSSENKFFSHGTLEKNVGWLIIATIIVVSIAGLVQIVPLFFQHTTTEPSPGVVPYTALRLVGRDIYQREGCVGCHSQQIRTLRSEVERYGPYSLAGESVYDHPFLWGSKRTGPDLARVGGRYSDAWHQIHLNNPRDVVPESNMPAYPWLAKNKADADSIQAHMVAMRRLGIPYTDEDIANAPKELEGKTELDALVAYLQGLGITRRYITVDEVVAK; via the coding sequence ATGTCTAGCGAAAATAAATTCTTTTCCCACGGAACACTTGAGAAAAACGTAGGCTGGTTAATTATTGCCACAATCATTGTTGTATCGATTGCAGGCTTAGTGCAAATCGTGCCGCTCTTTTTCCAACACACAACAACAGAACCTAGTCCTGGTGTAGTGCCTTACACCGCATTACGTTTAGTTGGGCGTGATATTTATCAGCGTGAAGGTTGTGTTGGTTGCCATTCGCAACAGATTCGTACTTTGCGCTCTGAAGTTGAGCGTTACGGTCCTTATTCTTTGGCTGGTGAGTCTGTATACGATCATCCATTTTTATGGGGAAGCAAGCGTACTGGCCCAGATTTGGCTCGCGTAGGCGGTCGTTACTCGGATGCTTGGCATCAAATTCACCTGAATAATCCACGTGATGTTGTGCCTGAGTCCAATATGCCTGCATACCCATGGCTTGCAAAGAATAAAGCTGATGCTGACTCTATTCAGGCCCATATGGTTGCTATGCGTCGCTTAGGCATACCATATACCGATGAAGATATTGCTAACGCACCGAAAGAATTGGAAGGCAAGACTGAGTTAGATGCATTGGTTGCATACCTTCAGGGCTTGGGTATTACGCGTCGGTATATCACCGTTGACGAGGTTGTAGCGAAGTAA
- the ccoN gene encoding cytochrome-c oxidase, cbb3-type subunit I → MGLTVGSNQDTFNYKVVSQFAIVTVLWGIVGMLVGVILAAQLIWPEITFNIPWLSYGRLRPLHTNAVIFAFGGSALFATSYYIVQRTSQARLFCDKLAAFTFWGWQAVIVLAAVTLPLGYSTSKEYAELEWPIDVLITLVWVAYAVVFFGTIMKRKTKHIYVSNWFFGAYILTIAILHIFNNLEMPATLWKSYSAYAGVQDAMVQWWYGHNAVGFFLTTSFLGMMYYFIPKQAERPIYSYRLSIVHFWALNFTYMWAGPHHLQHTSLPDWTQSLGTVFSLILLAPSWGGMINGIMTLSGAWYKLRRDPILKFLVVALSFYGMSTFEGSMMSIKTVNSLSHYTDWTIGHVHSGALGWVAMITIGSLYYLIPRLVGQKEMYSTKWIELHFWIATIGVVLYIAAMWIAGVMQGLMWRAFEPDGTLTYSFVESVKATYPFYMIRLLGGLCYLSGMFLMAFNVFKTVQGKTFVNAPIPTAVAEH, encoded by the coding sequence ATGGGACTTACCGTGGGGAGTAATCAAGATACCTTCAATTACAAGGTTGTCAGCCAATTTGCCATTGTTACTGTGCTCTGGGGAATTGTTGGCATGCTCGTGGGAGTTATTCTCGCAGCACAGCTCATCTGGCCTGAAATCACTTTTAATATTCCTTGGTTAAGCTATGGTCGTTTACGTCCACTACATACCAACGCGGTGATTTTTGCTTTCGGTGGTTCGGCGTTATTTGCAACGTCTTATTACATCGTGCAGCGCACAAGTCAGGCGCGTTTATTCTGTGACAAGTTAGCGGCGTTTACTTTTTGGGGTTGGCAGGCAGTGATTGTTTTGGCTGCTGTGACATTGCCATTAGGTTACTCAACATCAAAAGAGTACGCTGAACTTGAGTGGCCAATCGATGTTTTGATCACCTTGGTTTGGGTGGCTTATGCAGTCGTGTTCTTCGGTACCATCATGAAGCGCAAGACAAAACATATCTATGTTTCTAACTGGTTCTTTGGTGCTTACATTCTGACAATCGCTATTTTGCATATTTTCAATAACTTGGAAATGCCTGCGACATTGTGGAAGTCATATTCAGCATATGCTGGTGTACAAGATGCGATGGTGCAGTGGTGGTATGGTCACAACGCGGTAGGCTTCTTCTTGACTACTAGCTTCTTGGGCATGATGTACTACTTCATTCCAAAGCAAGCAGAGCGTCCAATTTATTCCTATCGTTTGTCCATTGTTCACTTCTGGGCTTTGAACTTTACTTACATGTGGGCTGGTCCTCACCACTTACAGCACACATCATTACCTGATTGGACTCAGTCTCTTGGTACTGTGTTCTCTTTGATCTTGTTGGCGCCATCTTGGGGCGGCATGATTAACGGCATCATGACATTGTCTGGTGCATGGTACAAACTTCGTCGTGACCCTATCCTGAAATTCTTAGTTGTAGCTCTGTCCTTCTATGGCATGTCTACCTTTGAAGGTTCCATGATGTCGATTAAGACTGTGAATAGCTTGTCTCATTACACAGACTGGACTATTGGTCACGTGCATTCCGGTGCTTTAGGCTGGGTTGCCATGATTACGATCGGCTCTCTCTACTATTTGATTCCACGTTTAGTTGGTCAAAAAGAGATGTATAGCACCAAGTGGATCGAGCTGCATTTCTGGATTGCCACTATCGGTGTTGTTTTGTACATTGCCGCTATGTGGATTGCAGGTGTAATGCAAGGTTTGATGTGGAGAGCATTTGAGCCAGATGGAACATTGACATATAGCTTCGTTGAGTCCGTTAAAGCAACTTATCCTTTCTACATGATTCGTTTGTTGGGCGGCTTGTGCTACCTCAGTGGTATGTTCTTGATGGCGTTCAACGTCTTCAAAACTGTGCAAGGTAAAACTTTTGTAAATGCGCCTATTCCAACGGCCGTTGCTGAACACTAA
- the ccoS gene encoding cbb3-type cytochrome oxidase assembly protein CcoS — protein MESLFLLIPISLVLIGLLVWILNWSIKSGQFDDLDGPGEAILMDDDAPRPKEVSKHSQK, from the coding sequence ATGGAAAGCCTCTTTCTTCTCATTCCCATCTCTTTGGTGTTAATCGGGCTTTTAGTCTGGATTCTGAACTGGTCGATCAAGAGTGGTCAATTTGATGACTTGGATGGTCCAGGTGAGGCCATTTTGATGGATGATGATGCGCCTAGGCCTAAAGAAGTTAGTAAACACTCTCAAAAATAG
- a CDS encoding heavy metal translocating P-type ATPase → MNKSNSLVCYHCSSQILPSDLIEAELGGEIRSFCCPGCMAIAQTIHGEGLEVFYARRSQSGEKPAAYLASNEIPEKLKPYDDPSLRGRFTRPSGDEGSLDTTLRLEKIRCAACVWLCEQHLRRNVGVQDVQINYVTQKVMVRFSPDKTSLARLLFEIERIGYEAWPFEPSQSLDRAKKERRQLLSRLGVAMLGMMQVMMYAWPTYVDADITPEFQVLLGWTSWILTVPVMVYSAGPIFQAAWRSIQSVKQTHMLGMDVPIALALALAFIAGTINLINGSSQSYFDSITMFVAFILAARYVELLARQDAQGGAEALAKQLPATCERAFNYPSSQDIEVVPVVNCNPGEVLRVSPGEVVPADGVLIENVSALDESLLTGESKPVEKKMGDRVYAGTHNILNPLFMRIEAVGQSTRIAGIAALLDQALLAKPVMVSLAEKWAAYFVAFLLFSAFASSAIWLYFDPARAWTVLVSVLVASCPCALSLAVPTAMAAAQGAVTKLGLLIVRGHVMEGLVKATDLVLDKTGTLTMGQPELQDVINLRSGYRREDALALAAALEIGQRHPLALSLLRAAESEALTLPLLSEPVINLLGRGLSSGSYRLGSALWLGVDQGAQQGQYGQVHLADEQGLNASFVFLDTPRVGLEQFLKVVNSRNIAVHLVSGDDRETVAWWAHHVGIEHYQGGCTPEDKYDYIERLQKEGRFIWAIGDGVNDAPLLARADISIAVGAGAPLAAAGADAILTAASLEPLAKTLLLADKTQAIIKENLLWALIYNLLAIPAAMMGWVNPWVAGIGMSLSSLAVTLNAWRLRKA, encoded by the coding sequence ATGAATAAATCGAATTCTTTAGTTTGCTATCACTGCTCAAGCCAGATCCTTCCAAGCGATTTAATCGAAGCAGAATTAGGCGGTGAGATTAGATCATTTTGCTGTCCAGGTTGCATGGCTATTGCCCAAACTATTCACGGTGAGGGGTTGGAAGTTTTCTATGCCAGGCGCTCGCAGTCTGGCGAAAAGCCAGCAGCTTATCTTGCAAGCAATGAGATTCCAGAAAAACTTAAGCCTTACGACGATCCATCTTTGCGTGGTCGCTTTACTCGACCATCTGGAGATGAGGGTAGTCTAGATACCACTCTACGTTTAGAAAAAATTCGTTGCGCAGCTTGTGTGTGGCTATGTGAACAGCATTTGCGTCGTAACGTGGGTGTTCAGGATGTGCAAATTAATTACGTCACTCAAAAGGTGATGGTGCGATTTTCGCCAGACAAAACAAGCTTAGCCCGATTGCTATTTGAAATTGAGCGCATTGGTTACGAGGCTTGGCCATTCGAGCCATCTCAATCTTTGGATAGAGCTAAAAAAGAGAGGCGTCAGCTTTTATCGCGCCTTGGCGTAGCGATGCTTGGGATGATGCAGGTCATGATGTATGCATGGCCAACTTATGTTGACGCTGATATTACCCCCGAGTTTCAAGTGCTCTTAGGTTGGACTAGTTGGATATTAACGGTGCCGGTTATGGTGTATTCAGCAGGGCCAATATTTCAAGCGGCTTGGCGCAGTATCCAGTCGGTTAAGCAGACGCATATGCTCGGAATGGATGTTCCTATTGCATTGGCACTTGCATTAGCTTTTATTGCCGGCACAATTAATTTAATTAATGGATCAAGCCAAAGTTATTTTGACTCGATCACGATGTTTGTGGCATTTATTTTGGCTGCAAGATATGTTGAGTTATTGGCAAGACAGGACGCCCAAGGCGGTGCAGAGGCGTTAGCAAAACAATTGCCCGCTACCTGTGAGCGCGCATTCAATTACCCCTCATCTCAAGATATTGAAGTTGTGCCGGTAGTCAATTGCAACCCTGGTGAAGTGTTGCGCGTATCCCCTGGTGAAGTAGTTCCTGCAGATGGTGTCTTAATTGAAAATGTAAGTGCATTAGACGAGTCATTGCTAACCGGTGAATCAAAGCCGGTCGAGAAAAAAATGGGTGATCGCGTATATGCAGGAACGCACAATATTCTTAACCCATTGTTTATGCGTATTGAAGCTGTGGGGCAATCCACTCGTATTGCAGGAATTGCAGCACTGTTGGACCAAGCACTACTTGCAAAGCCGGTAATGGTCAGTCTTGCTGAAAAGTGGGCAGCCTATTTTGTTGCGTTCTTATTATTCAGTGCATTTGCTTCATCAGCGATTTGGCTTTACTTCGACCCTGCTCGCGCATGGACAGTTTTAGTTTCAGTTCTTGTTGCTAGTTGTCCTTGTGCCTTATCGCTAGCTGTGCCTACTGCCATGGCAGCAGCTCAAGGCGCTGTAACTAAATTAGGTTTGTTGATCGTGCGTGGACACGTGATGGAGGGTCTGGTAAAAGCAACTGATTTAGTACTAGATAAAACCGGCACCTTAACAATGGGCCAGCCAGAGCTGCAAGATGTTATCAATTTGCGCTCCGGTTATCGCCGTGAGGATGCCTTAGCATTGGCAGCAGCATTAGAGATAGGGCAGAGACATCCACTAGCGCTTTCATTGTTGCGTGCTGCTGAAAGTGAAGCACTCACGCTACCTTTGTTAAGTGAACCCGTTATTAATCTTTTGGGTAGAGGTCTCAGTTCGGGATCCTATCGACTGGGAAGCGCACTATGGTTGGGTGTAGATCAGGGCGCTCAACAGGGGCAATATGGTCAGGTACATTTAGCTGATGAACAAGGTTTAAACGCTAGCTTTGTTTTCTTGGATACGCCAAGGGTGGGGCTAGAGCAATTCTTAAAAGTAGTGAACTCTAGAAATATTGCTGTTCATTTGGTTTCAGGTGACGATCGTGAGACGGTTGCTTGGTGGGCTCATCATGTTGGTATAGAGCACTATCAAGGTGGCTGCACACCCGAAGATAAATATGATTACATTGAGCGCTTACAAAAAGAAGGGCGCTTTATATGGGCTATTGGCGATGGTGTAAATGATGCGCCTTTGCTTGCGCGTGCAGACATCTCAATAGCTGTTGGAGCGGGTGCGCCATTAGCTGCAGCTGGAGCTGATGCCATTCTCACCGCTGCCTCACTAGAGCCTTTGGCAAAAACATTGCTATTAGCGGATAAAACGCAGGCAATTATTAAAGAGAATTTATTGTGGGCTCTGATCTATAACCTACTTGCCATTCCGGCGGCGATGATGGGCTGGGTCAATCCCTGGGTCGCAGGAATCGGCATGTCACTTTCCTCGCTTGCGGTGACCTTAAACGCCTGGCGTTTGCGAAAAGCTTAG
- a CDS encoding MFS transporter codes for MRFRSAGYTPLMLLAQTCALLGFACYAVVLTALQEEWRLSNLRSGLIASAFFFGYMLAVPLATALTDRVDARKVYLVGGLIATCGLLGMGLLAYNFWTALLFMALNGAGLAGTYMPGLKILSDRIQSGELTRHIAFYTAFFGIGTGFSYLCSGWILSALGWHYVFSLISLGPLAAFLIVLILIPALQHDKWKGPINIRLHDIFPVGKWKLVLQDKNASGFIFGYTAHTLELFASRSWIVAFFAFCAVASGESFFLAATTLAGVINFFGVPASILGNEIALRVGRQKWVCIVMLTSAVLGIAFACSTGQSWWLIVALAIGHAIFIMADSSTLTAGLVISAQENIKGAAMGLHSLMGFGGGLLGPAIFGFVLDISGSRSSQVAWVWAYVAVVIWGVLFVIYERRRGWGSAARA; via the coding sequence ATGCGCTTTCGTTCAGCTGGTTATACCCCTCTTATGCTCTTGGCACAAACCTGTGCCTTATTGGGCTTTGCATGCTACGCAGTAGTGCTAACCGCTCTTCAAGAGGAGTGGCGCCTCAGTAATTTGCGATCAGGATTGATTGCCAGCGCTTTTTTCTTTGGTTACATGCTTGCCGTTCCATTGGCTACTGCTTTGACAGATCGGGTAGATGCACGCAAGGTTTACTTGGTGGGCGGTCTGATTGCCACATGTGGACTTCTTGGTATGGGTCTGTTGGCATATAACTTTTGGACAGCACTATTGTTTATGGCATTAAATGGGGCTGGCCTTGCTGGCACCTATATGCCGGGCCTCAAAATTTTGTCCGATCGAATTCAGTCTGGAGAGTTAACCCGACATATTGCTTTTTACACAGCCTTCTTTGGAATTGGTACAGGGTTTTCTTACTTATGTTCCGGTTGGATTTTGAGTGCGTTAGGTTGGCATTATGTATTTAGCCTAATTTCTTTAGGCCCATTGGCTGCATTTTTGATTGTCTTGATTTTGATTCCAGCATTGCAGCATGACAAGTGGAAGGGGCCAATCAATATACGTCTGCACGACATCTTCCCAGTGGGTAAATGGAAACTGGTTTTGCAAGATAAAAATGCCTCTGGATTTATTTTTGGCTATACCGCCCATACATTAGAACTTTTTGCCTCTAGAAGTTGGATTGTTGCCTTCTTCGCTTTTTGTGCGGTGGCATCAGGAGAATCTTTTTTTCTAGCAGCCACGACCTTGGCTGGAGTGATTAATTTCTTTGGTGTACCTGCCTCAATATTAGGTAATGAGATTGCTTTAAGAGTGGGGCGCCAGAAGTGGGTTTGTATTGTGATGCTGACTAGCGCTGTATTGGGTATTGCATTCGCTTGCTCAACAGGGCAATCATGGTGGTTGATTGTTGCTCTTGCTATTGGACATGCTATTTTTATCATGGCCGATTCCTCAACACTTACTGCAGGCTTGGTCATTAGTGCTCAGGAAAATATTAAGGGCGCAGCGATGGGTTTGCACTCGCTAATGGGATTTGGCGGCGGTTTATTGGGCCCCGCAATATTTGGTTTCGTGTTGGATATTTCGGGATCGCGTTCTTCTCAAGTGGCCTGGGTTTGGGCATATGTTGCCGTGGTGATATGGGGCGTGTTGTTCGTAATTTACGAGCGTCGAAGAGGTTGGGGTAGCGCAGCGCGTGCATGA